A segment of the Myotis daubentonii chromosome 6, mMyoDau2.1, whole genome shotgun sequence genome:
TCTGTCTCATactctgtccttccttccagcATTTGTCATGCTGCATCTTCCTCCATCACTCTTCCCAGTCTGGCTCCTCTTgggttctctttttttaaaatatttttattcatttcagataggaagggagaaggagagagagatagaaacatcaatgataagagagaatcattgatcagctgcctcctgcatgccccccactggggatcaagcctacaacctaggcatgtgcccttgacctgaatcgaaccagggacacttcagtccacaggccaacactctgtacactgagccaaaccagctagggcagtggtcagcaaactcattagtcaacagagccaaatatgaacagtacaacgattgaaatttcttttgagagccaaattttttaaacttaaactatataggtaggtacattgttattaacttaattagggtgctcctaagctggcctttgctaaaaacgtcctcaatctgattgaggtacgttcgctgaggtcgaccccttccaactctcccatccacactcatcttgtatacttgttttatctatctccttttgttcatcctctctatatgtccaaaccatcacaacacacctttctcaatcctcgacactatatcttctttcactccacaacgttccctaaaattaacttaataaactttacttaaagttttaagtcttagttaaactataggcaCATTGAATAAAACttaatatcatacttaataacgatattatttattgatacaattaaattccttacaatttaccttacaatatccataaaattaaatcatgacaatgactgacaaacactaatgtgaacaatggccttgcatctccttggaaagtttgggtaagtcaggtttgtatgttgttgtttttaattttaggcatgattccaggttctcatcaataagacgacttctcaatttactcttgataagattcatgcttgaaaatgattgttcgcataaatatgtagacccaaataaggaaagaacagcaaacgctagttttttcagttgattatatgagtcaggaatactattccaggtgttaaaaatcaacatatcttccttctccaggtctttcaaagcagaccacttgtgctgtgaactaagttcacatttgtttttctccaatatttctatatcagcacaaagacgttcaaatttcgagctccacagttctttgttttttaaatccagcaattgcatttcaaagttgccaatgtcaatattaaagggagagaaatttaattctgttacagtagcattgagaggttttttaacaaaggctaatgtcgctttgctgtttctgaattcctgaaacctgttgagaaaagcttccctcatatttaaaagtgttgttttgaaatagcaaatgtcaatatcagaattattttcttggcgatATTTCAACAagcttggaaagtgaatcaaagtttctctttcaaaatcttgagcaaaaagagataatttgttttcgaatgaaataacttcttctaacatcgaaaaaactgtgtttcctttcccctgtagtttaagattaagctgatttagatgagatgtaacgtctaccatgaaataaaatttttggatccactgatcgcTCGTTAGTTCTGGATAGTGAATACCtttctcaaggagaaatgctttaatttctgttaataaggaagcgAAACGTTTCAAAACGTTTCCTCTTGATAACCAACGTACCTTGTTATGCAGTAGAAGATCTGcgtactcactctccatttcaactaaaaattctttgaatTGGCGATGATTAAGAGCTTTAGCTATAAAGGAGTTGATCATCTTaatcaccaattccataactttgcaaatttcttctggaaatgtttGCGCACAAAGCGCTTCTTGATGAACGATGCAATGGTAAGTAAGTATCTcgtgattaattttttctttcataatagcAACAAACCCGTTTCTTACGCCGGTCATACTTTTCGACCCGTCTGTTGCaattgagacaattttatcaagtggaatatgatgtttttcaatgcactcagttacagcatttgctatatcctctccacgtgtttgacctttgagtggcaataatcctaaaagttcttctttaggaCCTGTAGATGAAATAAATCGTACAAACAGTGAAACTTGCACTGTATCATTTACGTCAAAAGACTCGTCAACTGctattgataaagctgaaaccaatttaagatcttcgacttgctggttggttatattcgaagacatttggactgttctatctttcactgttttagcagacaatggtaactctttaattttttttagaatatctgctttgttcttaaaatcccgaaatagctcttcggatgcatttataaaacaactttttatgtattcgCCGTCTGTATTTGGCTTTCCTCTCTTAGCAATGtcttgactaaccacaaa
Coding sequences within it:
- the RUNX2 gene encoding runt-related transcription factor 2 isoform X2 — its product is MLHSPHKQPQNHKCGANFLQEDSKKSLVFKWLISAGHYQPPRPTESFKAASRIYNRGYKFYLKKKGGTMASNSLFSTVTPCQQNFFWDPSTSRRFSPPSSSLQPGKMSDVSPVVAAQQQQQQQQQQQQQQQQQQQQQEAAAAAAAAAAAAAAAAVPRLRPPHDNRTMVEIIADLPAELVRTDSPNFLCSVLPSHWRCNKTLPVAFKVVALGEVPDGTVVTVMAGNDENYSAELRNASAVMKNQVARFNDLRFVGRSGRGKSFTLTITVFTNPPQVATYHRAIKVTVDGPREPRNPRQAQSSPPWSYDQSYPSYLSQMTSPSIHSTTPLSSTRGTGLPAITDVPRRISGALLDMAPKKKQRKTEDENREFKVEWTETFAFIQNLNGLPTCLICQEKLAHNKKSNLERHFTTKHLSFSTKYPVGDARKKAVEELQKSQEKSSSVFNYGMPSSNNVNIASFVVSQDIAKRGKPNTDGEYIKSCFINASEELFRDFKNKADILKKIKELPLSAKTVKDRTVQMSSNITNQQVEDLKLVSALSIAVDESFDVNDTVQVSLFVRFISSTGPKEELLGLLPLKGQTRGEDIANAVTECIEKHHIPLDKIVSIATDGSKSMTGVRNGFVAIMKEKINHEILTYHCIVHQEALCAQTFPEEICKVMELVIKMINSFIAKALNHRQFKEFLVEMESEYADLLLHNKVRWLSRGNVLKRFASLLTEIKAFLLEKGIHYPELTSDQWIQKFYFMVDVTSHLNQLNLKLQGKGNTVFSMLEEVISFENKLSLFAQDFERETLIHFPSLLKYRQENNSDIDICYFKTTLLNMREAFLNRFQEFRNSKATLAFVKKPLNATVTELNFSPFNIDIGNFEMQLLDLKNKELWSSKFERLCADIEILEKNKCELSSQHKWSALKDLEKEDMLIFNTWNSIPDSYNQLKKLAFAVLSLFGSTYLCEQSFSSMNLIKSKLRSRLIDENLESCLKLKTTTYKPDLPKLSKEMQGHCSH
- the RUNX2 gene encoding runt-related transcription factor 2 isoform X1, which gives rise to MLHSPHKQPQNHKCGANFLQEDSKKSLVFKWLISAGHYQPPRPTESFKAASRIYNRGYKFYLKKKGGTMASNSLFSTVTPCQQNFFWDPSTSRRFSPPSSSLQPGKMSDVSPVVAAQQQQQQQQQQQQQQQQQQQQQEAAAAAAAAAAAAAAAAVPRLRPPHDNRTMVEIIADLPAELVRTDSPNFLCSVLPSHWRCNKTLPVAFKVVALGEVPDGTVVTVMAGNDENYSAELRNASAVMKNQVARFNDLRFVGRSGRGKSFTLTITVFTNPPQVATYHRAIKVTVDGPREPRRHRQKLDDSKPSLFSDRLSDLGRIPHPSMRVGVPPQNPRPSLNSAPSPFNPQGQSQITDPRQAQSSPPWSYDQSYPSYLSQMTSPSIHSTTPLSSTRGTGLPAITDVPRRISGALLDMAPKKKQRKTEDENREFKVEWTETFAFIQNLNGLPTCLICQEKLAHNKKSNLERHFTTKHLSFSTKYPVGDARKKAVEELQKSQEKSSSVFNYGMPSSNNVNIASFVVSQDIAKRGKPNTDGEYIKSCFINASEELFRDFKNKADILKKIKELPLSAKTVKDRTVQMSSNITNQQVEDLKLVSALSIAVDESFDVNDTVQVSLFVRFISSTGPKEELLGLLPLKGQTRGEDIANAVTECIEKHHIPLDKIVSIATDGSKSMTGVRNGFVAIMKEKINHEILTYHCIVHQEALCAQTFPEEICKVMELVIKMINSFIAKALNHRQFKEFLVEMESEYADLLLHNKVRWLSRGNVLKRFASLLTEIKAFLLEKGIHYPELTSDQWIQKFYFMVDVTSHLNQLNLKLQGKGNTVFSMLEEVISFENKLSLFAQDFERETLIHFPSLLKYRQENNSDIDICYFKTTLLNMREAFLNRFQEFRNSKATLAFVKKPLNATVTELNFSPFNIDIGNFEMQLLDLKNKELWSSKFERLCADIEILEKNKCELSSQHKWSALKDLEKEDMLIFNTWNSIPDSYNQLKKLAFAVLSLFGSTYLCEQSFSSMNLIKSKLRSRLIDENLESCLKLKTTTYKPDLPKLSKEMQGHCSH
- the RUNX2 gene encoding runt-related transcription factor 2 isoform X3; protein product: MAGNDENYSAELRNASAVMKNQVARFNDLRFVGRSGRGKSFTLTITVFTNPPQVATYHRAIKVTVDGPREPRRHRQKLDDSKPSLFSDRLSDLGRIPHPSMRVGVPPQNPRPSLNSAPSPFNPQGQSQITDPRQAQSSPPWSYDQSYPSYLSQMTSPSIHSTTPLSSTRGTGLPAITDVPRRISGALLDMAPKKKQRKTEDENREFKVEWTETFAFIQNLNGLPTCLICQEKLAHNKKSNLERHFTTKHLSFSTKYPVGDARKKAVEELQKSQEKSSSVFNYGMPSSNNVNIASFVVSQDIAKRGKPNTDGEYIKSCFINASEELFRDFKNKADILKKIKELPLSAKTVKDRTVQMSSNITNQQVEDLKLVSALSIAVDESFDVNDTVQVSLFVRFISSTGPKEELLGLLPLKGQTRGEDIANAVTECIEKHHIPLDKIVSIATDGSKSMTGVRNGFVAIMKEKINHEILTYHCIVHQEALCAQTFPEEICKVMELVIKMINSFIAKALNHRQFKEFLVEMESEYADLLLHNKVRWLSRGNVLKRFASLLTEIKAFLLEKGIHYPELTSDQWIQKFYFMVDVTSHLNQLNLKLQGKGNTVFSMLEEVISFENKLSLFAQDFERETLIHFPSLLKYRQENNSDIDICYFKTTLLNMREAFLNRFQEFRNSKATLAFVKKPLNATVTELNFSPFNIDIGNFEMQLLDLKNKELWSSKFERLCADIEILEKNKCELSSQHKWSALKDLEKEDMLIFNTWNSIPDSYNQLKKLAFAVLSLFGSTYLCEQSFSSMNLIKSKLRSRLIDENLESCLKLKTTTYKPDLPKLSKEMQGHCSH